From the Xenopus laevis strain J_2021 chromosome 7L, Xenopus_laevis_v10.1, whole genome shotgun sequence genome, the window acaggccatgactgggtgactgagGTTAACATTCagaactgggtggagcttaaaacagccaatcaaatgttacctattgctaatcaatgtcaatatataagttgctgccattctttcacagttaatggcagggacatcaaacttggcacagtcggtcacagggggactgggattcaaattttaaaagtgggtggagccaaaaacagccaatcaggttttttgattgattttaatggtacaatttgatctgtgtactctctatgcaccaggggcgactggccccaacacttcttgcgtttcaaagccaacatcttgtggtttcttcagaaacgacaccatctagttacatataatatacttatacatattaaatactgatttattattacacttggCTCTGCATCATATATATGGGGAGAATAATGTTTTATGCACATGGAACACAGTGTCTAGAATTAACAAATCAAATAGCAACATAGAAATGGAATTTCTTCTGGGACGCAAGTCTTTGGGGTCACTTTGTACAGAGCCGGCCATTTTTCAGCACAGATTCCTCTCTTCCTCTTTTCTGCCCTGTGTCACATGCTGCTGGTCACATGGCTCACAGGTCACATGGCTCACAGGTCACATGCGCAATGCAGGAAGTGTTTTCTGTGAGAAGTGATCAGAGGACTTGATGGGAGTTGTAAGGAGGCAGGTAGGGAAGTTACATGTCTGTGCTCTCCTACGTACCACTGACTTATAGCATTGGCTGGGGGCTGTTGCTCTCTATTGTACACATATGACTTGCATACAGTACAGGGTCTGTTACACACGTTACAAAGGGGATAGAACCATTGCAGACATGTAGTGGGGAAGCTCCACTGCATTGAAGTATCCAACATACCCAGTGTTATTTTATATTCTGCAGCTCCCTGTATTGTGTGTGTCCTGCTGTACGTTAGACAAAGATGTTGGTCTGGCTCCCGGGAACAGTGTGGGAATCGCTGGTCCCTGCTGTTTcttgccagccccccccccacatgggTGTCTGGGGTTGACCCATAAGCCCTCAAAGAGCACATGACCAACACCTACTACTCTGCATTATGCCTTATTATATTAGTGAACCCTTGAAGTGCCCACAATAGTGTTACTGGCAATCAGCAGGCCTGGGTGCAGGATGTTCACTGACCAACCTCTGTGCCCCTTCTAAAGAATCTAAAGGACTCcctaaaaatcccccccccctgcCTGGGGGCTGGCAGTGATCTGCATCAATGAGCCCTGCTGATTCTGAGTTACtatgtatattaaatacattgtacAGTACAGACACTGTATTCCAGTAAAtcactttttttacttattttgtttCAGTAACATggatttaaagtttatttttaagaTAATCATTCCTTTACTCCTATACTGAAAAAACAGCAATGGACTTGGGCCAAGTGGTTGCAGATATGGAAGAAAACCAAAGGCAGATAGCGAGGTTTTCTGAGAGAGATGCAAAGGTGGGAAGTCTGtgaacactataataaatatatatgtgtgtgttacagCTGATACATTCATAAGGATTGATTTTCATAGGCCCACAACAGAACAGTAGCAAAGTGTGCCTTATACCGCAACAGgtttgaaataaaataacttcAAAATACTCATTTATGTTGAAAAAACAGTCTccttaatatgaaaatatattgttaccTGTGCATctgttttgtgtttgtgttttgaaaaaaacatcacaCATGCACTGCAGAAAAATATGACTCATCATAAGTTGTCACATCTGTGCAGGGGACATGTTGGTGCTGTACTTTCTGGATATTCACACGGCAGCACAAGTGGGCAAAGTGGTAGCACAGTTAGATGTGTCAGGATAAATCATCTACTCATTTAATCTTCTGGCTTCTTATCCAAAGTAATTGTTTATAGATACAGCACACGCTGACCCAAAATGTATTTAGTGCCATGTcatttaaggggtcatttaaggAAGCATAAGAGCACTAATGAAATCACTGCTGCTGAGAATACAGGtttctgtgctccattttggatCACAAAGATTTCCTGCAAGTTATCTATGGACAGGTCAGGGTGGAGGGTGTCCTTGGCCTTTGTGTAAACACTTAATTAGGTGAAATACAGAATTGCTGTATAATGATATATAGGTGTtatcagcaaagtgtatttctgAACaagataaaggttttttttatctgttttttttacttagggGCTCCTGGGTTGGTACATGGTTAAAAGTGGATTAGAAGAGAAACCCGAATCCTACAATACTCCTCGTGTTAGTCAGTACCGCCTGACTGCACATTTGGGTTCTGCAGTTGTTCTCTACTGTGCAAGTCTTTGGACTGGCTTATCTCTTCTGCTTCCCAGACATAaggtaaattaatttattatttcatcATTTAAATCACAAACATTATTTAGTTACAAACAGTAATTTAGTTACACCATGTATAGTTAACAGAAACAcggcaccattttttttacagtgcaagacaaataaaaaaaaatatatataaaaggttaaagggatactagaCATGGTTAACCTTGTCAACCCGTGTGTTAGATTGTTTCtgtttctttgtggtttttttccattctacactaatgaattttttaattaaaaaaatttatgtttcttgtcctttaaagaggttATTTCAATATAGATGCTGTAATGATGATCTCATGCTATTGATCTGGTCTATTCATGACATCAGGCCAACTCTTCTTGTCTTCATAGTGATCCCCAGACCTTGGAGTTCATTCTGATGCAGAGTTTTCCAGCATAGCACAATAAATCCTCTTAGTTTAGTCATCTGTTTTTAATAATGCAACCCCACAGAAAATTGTCTAATTTACATGACAAGAAAATAGTGTACATAATAGTTTTGTAGGGGCCAGCCCGAAACCCACGGGTCAGAAGGGTTTGGAGAGGCTGCTGCATTAAATCTTCAGGTCGGGAGTAGGTTCAGGTTGAGCGGTTCCATCCTCTCTCCCCGCCTGTGACCTAGATGCCAGTTTCTGGCTCCTCCATTCATAGATTTGTGCCTGACCCACCTCCTTCTTGATGTCACTGCAAGGCAGGCATGGGTCTTTAAATGGAGGAGCCGGGTGTGGGTTGGATGAGGGTAGGTTAGGGTCAAGTGCGGGTCCTAAAAATCtgaacccgcacatcactagtacacagTGTCAGACTTGGCCAGTGGACCAATAACTGCTCCCCTCTGACCTCCCCTCCCAATCACCTCAGCAATGGAGTACAAGGTGCACAGGGAGGGGGTGGGCGGTGCGGCACAAGTATTCTTTGGAGGAATTGAACTTATGACTGGGCATAAACTCGAAAAAAATCGTATAATTCAGGAAAATTGATTATGGTTTTCGCtccattttattgagtttttctgcaATGCGATTAATtctggttattttattaaaaatatgagaaaaatgtgggttttagtcaataaccccctgagtgtacAGAGATGTATCATATGTTTATGTTGATAGAGTGGAGTAGGTGGGATTCAGCATGAGTTATCTTGCTATTGACCCTCTAATGCACTGTAGGCTTAGCCATTTCTGTGGTTATTTGGATATACATTTTCTTACCTTTATTCAAGTAAGCTGTCACTGCAGCCTATCACAATTGGGCAATTGGGAGAAGAGGAGGCTGAGAGAAGGCTGATGTAACTGGAAAAAGTTGTCATACTGTGCTTATTAATTGCGTGAACACATTTTCTCTTCTTCAGTAAATGGGAGAACTGGACTGACATTTATTTCCACATTCTTTATCCATAGGTGCCTTTGTGGCTGGACTCGATGCTGGTCTTGTCTGCAATTCTTTTCCCAAGATCGGAGATCGATGGATCCCAGACGACCTACTTACATTCTCTCCAGCTTTTCAAACTTTTTTGAATATGCTACAACTGTTCAATTTAATCACAGAATCCTTGTAAGTCAGTTTTACATGCAGGCACCAACTGTCTACTAGTGATCTTCTAGTGTGTTTTGGCCCAACATTTTCAAAGGTATCCTCGTTGATTAATTTGGTACATGGCAATCTATAATGCTAAACATGCAGCAGTAGTAATGAGAAGGGCATAGATACCTTGGCTATAGAATGCTGTAGGTTTTGGGAATGTGACGTACTAGATAACACAACAcctaaaagtaataaataataataatataaataataatctgGGCAGTTAATTCTGCAGATGTCCAgggtttaatatatttttaatatatgattAAACTGTGATAAAAAGTTGCAAATACAGGTTAAATTGTTTGTCATgctttttgaattgtattttcttcttttgtaTATGATGTTTAGCATCTTGTATCTAAGCTTTTAGCCATGGATTTAGCAATGTGTAAAAAGCATACAAATGTAActgatgtataattatatatttattttatgcagggGATTAGTTCCGTGGCTGCCATCACTGGATTGTActatttttccattgactttctcTCCCACAACGAGCTGAACTGGCATTAAACTCCTTAATTGCTGTGgcatatttacaggtatatagttCACAGTATCAATTCTTCAGTTGCAGTAAGCAGGGTAGTAGGGCCAGGGGCTTTCTGCCACGAGGCAAGGTGAataccttgcctcagacggcagctcccctgcaaaaagccgctcctggtaacttttaagagccgaatttccggttattaaaccagaaattcggcttttctatcACAGAGAACGATATTTCGCACTCTGCGCTAGCAATGTGCCCCTCACCGCACCTCCCATCAGAGATCTTAAGGTAAGCTTGGGGGCCGCATTGCGAACGCCACCTCAGGCGGCGTTGATGCCTGAAACGCACCTGAGTAGGGCCAACCTTCTtgaaacaattaaaggggttgtttaccttttaaaTTTTGAGATTGGTATGTTGAGACAATTTGccgttggtttttattttttatttagctttttattcagcagctctccagtttataattttaataaatcgcAGTCACCTGTAACTAACTTTTATacattacaaaatacaaatatatataaattagactATTACATGCACTCTCCTTTAGcttgtctttattattttctagCACAGATCCAGTACTGCATTGAGACTATCTATTGTTATACACAAGTGATGATGTGTATGTGCACATAGGCAAATATATGTAAGCAGATCTTCAGATGTTATTTTCTGGAATATATAGTTCCAACaatcagtgcaaaaaaaatcagaagcagCATCTCTGACTGTAAACGAAAAGCTTTCCAGCAGGGCATTCTtctttatgttttgtatatttttttgtatgtctttatattaaaaaaatggtagAAAAGATTTTAAATcttggttatttctttagttaagagAAGCAGtcatacatattaaataaaaaagtgtagACTGTGAACTTACAAGAAatcattttatacaggtataggatcgtttatctggtaacccattatccagaaagttctgcattgataaaataattccaatttaaataaacagtaccttgtatttgatcccaactaagatataattaacccttattggaggcaaaacaatcctattgggtttatttaaaggaaacaatgaaagtgttgtaaagcaactaacatataatgcttatatataataatataatgcatattactgcacaaattcactaacgaacgctggcgtagtttcgctagttttacttcgcatccttacgccaggcgaattttcgctagcgacgtaactacgcaaattcactaacttgcgcagtgtactgaacgctaccttttacgctagacttccttcgccacctcaaacctggcgaagtgcaatagagtagatagggattgtttaaaaaaaagtcaaatttttttctaagtcccaaaaaacgctggcgtgttttctacatgatgggtcataggctgaaaaagatctaaattttttttggggctcccctccttcccccctacatttcctgactcatggcaacttacctagacagtgggcacatgtgtagggcaaaataaaatttttatttcctgatttgaaggttttctaggcatttgtagtgctgatacgtgttcctccattgaaatttgaatttcgcgccttatgcaaattagccttcgctagtgtaacttcgctttacatagcgaatcaacgctagcgcaacttcgcaaccttacgctacccctgttcgcaacttcggattttagtgaatttgcggagcgctggcgaaactacgcctggcgaagtgcggcgaagttgcgcctggcgcaacttcgcatcttagtgaatttgccccaatgcgTTTGCTACAGAacgactactatagtttatataaacaagctgctgtgtagccatggggcagtcattcaagctagAGAAAAGGCCcaagttacatagcacataaccgATAAGCCGTGCCCAATACAATGGtatttttatctgttatctgctatgtaacctatgtcttttctcttttttccagcttgaatggctgcccccatggcttttaTACAAGTCACATAAGTCCGATAAATTTAAGTAggtggtagtgatgtgtgggccgacccgaagcccgcgggtcgggcgggttcgggctgacCCCTGGccccttctcctgctctccccgcccgccgaCCTAGTactgaatttatagacttccgcctgccctgtcccttttgtgacgtcactgcggggcgggcgcgggtctataaataaaggggagcagcgggcccgggtcggATGCCGGTAGGGAGCGTGCGGGttagggtcgagaaattctcgacccgcaaaTCACtagtaggtggtacattattcattataatgaaTACATTTCCCTGAATCACTTTTTGGGGGCTAGATGCCTGAAAACATGTTTATTCTACTTTTTTCAGCTACTTTTTAACTAGCCTGCCCTGCGTGACGTGCAGTGAATGAGGGAAAAGGAAGAAGGGAGAGTGAGACTTGAGCCAGTGGATGGGAGGGAGAGTGAGAGGAAACAGTGCGTACTGACGTAGAaatgcaccgtttataaggataaaatgtACAGTTTGGAACAATAGGGAAATGACTaatctgtagattatatatatttaaatgacttCAGAGCCAGGCTGGTTGcctcacaaaataaaaatggatgcaGTCGTTCTACAGCTGCTGCACTAAGCATGGCCTCACTGACAGCTGTAATCAGTGTGAGAGGCCTTTAACCCCAGTATAAcgggattttttgatactcaccgttaaatccgttctctgtagtcgatagagGGACACAGGGTCtaatggggttaagctccaccctctaggaggcaggacactaagtttgtaccaaagagactgctgaaaaAAGGGATTCATGAAAAATTTACAGATCTGATAATTCAGGAAAACCTTTCCTATGGACCAAAAAATTGTCAACTTTCACTCAGGATCGGGAAGccgtgtccccctatcgactacagagaaacagaaaaaaatcctgttttctctgtcgtctcagggggacacagggactcatgcggacttaacaaagcagtcccagaacAGCAGGGCGGGAGCGAATTGGAATTCAGACACGTTACTGCACCACAGAGTGCAGTACCTTACGGCCAAAAGAGGCCTCAGCAGAGGAAAACGCGTTGAGGCTGtagaattttgtaaatgtatGCACAGAGGACCAggtggctgctctgcagatctgatccaaAGAAACAGAGTTACACCATGCCCTGGATGATCCCACGAACCTTGTGGAATGTGCTCTAATCTTCTCTGGTGGCAAATTTCCCTTGGATAGGTAGGCTTGAGAGATTGTCTCTCTTATCCACTGTGCAATGGACGTCTTAGATGCTGCCATGCCTCATCGGGGTCCAGTAGGCACCACCTCCTTGTCTGTTTATGTACGTGACTGTGGTGGAATTGTCGCTCTGTACTCGGACCAACTTGGCTTGAAGATGGCGAGACCAGTGGTGGAGAGGTAGGCTTACTGCCCGAAGCTCTAGTATGTTTATTGATATACATGCTGGTTTGTCACATGGGGACTTGTTGTGGAACTTGTTGCTTTTCCACGATGGGACGACCCTTTTCACTTGTCTTTGAACGAAAGTGGGAACGCTGGGGAGAATTATTTTGTCTTGTAAAGCGTCCACCTTGGGGACGAAAAACTTTCCTCGTCTTGTTCAATCGTGGATCTACTTTTGTTTTGAGGAAGAAATGTGCTCTTTCCCCCTGTAGCTTGCAAGATTATCTTTTCTAGCTCCTCGACAAACAGACGTTGCCCCTTGAAGGGTAGTGAGATTAGGGATTTTTTGGAACTGAGATTGTCTGTCCAGTTCTTTAGCTATAGTGTTCTGTGGGCTGCCACCGAAAGGGCTGACGTGCAGGCTGTGATCTGCACAATGTCTAGAGTGGCATCACACAAGTATGCTGATGCTTCCGCAATGGATTGTACTGATGACATGAGATCCGCTATGGGTACTCCTTGTATATCCTTGATCAGGCATTCAGACCATGCCTGTATTGCTCTGGCTACCCAGGCCGAACAGATTGAGTATGTTGCTCTCAGAAAACCTTCAAGTCGTCTGTCACTTGGGTCCTTGAAGGCTGCGGCATCTGTGACCGGCAGGGCTGTGGATGTAGACAGTCTGGACACTGGAGCATCGACTGTAGGAGGCAACGACCATTTATCCACTGTGTCTTTGGGGAAAGGATAGGACTTTAAAAATGTTCGTGTGGCCTGAAACTTTCGTTCAGGGTAACTCCACTCCTCTTGTATGATGTTGAGCAATTGTTCATGTAAGGGAAAGCATACAGAGGACTTGTGTTGTCATTTAAACAGGCTTGTAGATGAAGACTGTTGCTCCGCAGTTTGCGTGATCTTTAGTACCTCCATCACTCCCTTGATAATATTGTCAATGTCATGTTGCACAACTCTGACCTTAGAATCATCCTCAGGTTCTTCTTCTGCTCCTGAAGAAAAGTCTGATGGGGGAAGTTCGCCCTCACAGTGAAAATCTTCCCCTCCCACTGAAGAGACATCAGAGGGGGTATGACCGTCGGTGTCACCCTTGGGGCTGGCTGGTCTTTTGCGCTTCGTGCTGGACCTTTGGCCTAACTTGGCTAAGGCTCAGCCTAAATTGTCTGCAATGGAAGGGAGGCTCTAGTGAAGCTAATGATTGTGAGAGCTGGATTGCCCATAGGGGAGTTGGTGGTTCTGTGGAGGTACCTGCTACTGCATCCTGATCGGTGCTGTCTTGATGGGATTCCCTGAAGGAAACGTCATGGGAGGGGTAGCCCCTTGAGAGGGTATAAGCCCCTGCCCCTTAGAACAAGATCTGCAGATAGGCTCTCCCTGGCCCCCTGGAATTTTAGAATGGCAGACTTTGCAAGAAAAATGTTACTTGCGCTGCGGGTGCTCCTCCCCCCTGCTCTGGGgaaaagtccccctgacttaccttctgccatgctACTACCCTGCTGCAGTGTCTTAGGAACCTGCTGAGGGATTATGTGTGGCCCGGATGGATAATGCAGATGAGGTTGCCTGTTCCCTCAATGCCTGTATTCGTGGAGCAGGTTGTGGCTGAAAGGCTTTATTATCCCTTCGCTAGCTCAGAGAAATGAAGCGAGAGAGACTGTGCTGCCTGAAACTTCCCCCGTGCCACTGCGGCGTGGTGAAGGAAAATGGCGCCTGTGACGTGAGCGCAACCTCTAGATTTGCGCCAGAGGATGCGTTCCATTGAATGCGCAGAGGGTTTAAGTCGCTTCAGGGAGCTCCCGTCTTCCCACCCAAGTGATGATGATGCTCCTGGCAGCGGATAAGGCAGGAAAAGTAGTACAAGCTGCCACTTGAATCTAAGCTCCTGCCCCGAAAGGTGACTATCCTAGGGGGATTGGTCAAGTGAGCATGGCAGGAAGAGAGCACCCTGGGCCTCTGTGAGTGTGCAGTAGTACTCACGTATGATTTTTCACTGGTGGGACTGTCTGCCACCCCTATGGTCAGTGGGCAGGATTTGTTCCTTCGAAGGGGGTCCTTACTCTGAAGCGTACAGGTATTCCTGGCCCTGGAGTACCCCATTTTCAATCTTCTTGTGGCAGGGGCACAAGGTGTGTCCCTCCTCTTagtaagcaggacacttaaaaactgagggATTATAGTAGTGTGGGGTTAAACCGGAGTCTCGGACATGCCCCCTTACAAATCAGTTGTGTGTCCTGGAgtggagcttaaccccaagaGTCCCtatgtccccctgagacgacagagaaatagAAACACTGGGAGCTGCTCCTGCCACAGCTGAGAATCTACAGGTTGCTGTTCCCTCTTAGACGGCCCCTCTTCGCTCATATGGTCCATCATATCTCTCTTCTCAAGTataacaaccccaacttggctagtctttctttttaaaggagactTTCCATAATCTTTACTGGCTTAGTTGGCCTTCTTCAGACTCTgtttaattcaataaaatcccatttgagaccaaaactgcacagcatattcAAGCTTTACAAGTACTGAAGTGGAAGAACAACTCTCTCCTCCGTGAATTTATACCTTTTTAATACTGCTCAAAACCTTGTCTGCCCTAGCAGCTGCTGACTCGCATTGCTTTCTACAGTCAAGTCTGATAGGTACACCCAGGTCCTTCTCcattattgatttgcctaatgcagcacaattaagcatatttttttacataccaGATGCCTTACCTTACATTTATCTAATTTGCAATTTAGCTGCTAAGATTGACAGTTTaccctgttgcaaggatgtcgcATTCTGAATTGAATTAACTGGGTTGCTTAGTTTTGTGTTATTTaagtgtttaaagggcatgtaaaaaaataaaatcccatttttactttctttaatgaaaaagaaacctatctccattatacttttaatctaaaaaatgtgtaccgtttttataaggaacctgactgtatgcagtgaaattctccctttatttactgctgtggataggaattgtcagatgtccctaaatgctctacagggaaacaattatacttatgatcagcagggggaacccccgccttacttcccaaccatgcagaattcaagcagctttgtcttTCTTGTTTGCTGactgtgtagagcagtgatcctagTGAGcaatctccaaccccttggatgttactcccagtggcctcaaagcaggtgcttaaatttgaattcctggcttggaggcaagatttggttgcataacaaAACAGATTTATTGCCAAACTGTAAGGGACAATGTCGGACGCCACGTCCAGAAGGgccgccaaatccaaaatggcggcgcccagagggGACCACGCGGTCGACGGACGCCAGCGCGTCGATCCGCGCGCAGTGTTGACGCGGATGCGTCAAACATGACGCGAATGCGTCAAACTTGACGCTGCGTattgacgcttgcgtcaaaaaaCGTGCAGCGTCAGCACGCAATTGGCGCATGGCGCATGACGTCGTGattcacgttttggcgccaaactctgcCTATTTTAGGACGTCTGATGCTCCACTCTGCGCCCGATTATAGGTCTTACTCCTgttaagttcctgggtgttatctgcATTGATTGATTCCTGTTTACGACTCCTTGCCTGAATTCTGATTACGTCtgtcttgccgcctgaactgactccAGCCTGTTTCTTGACCACGTCTGATTGCCGCCTGCACCGACCTTGCTTGAACTGACAACTCTTTTGCTCAAccccttgtacctcgaaccttGGCTTCCaccacttcctccttggtccacactgcaactgcgccttcgggcctgacagtataatcgggccgtggaccccactgaggaagtgACTCCTCCTCCGGATTTCGGAAGAGCTTTCCGTGGGTTAGCTTCCCGTATGGAGTCTTACGAGAGTCAACAGGTCCATTTTGGGCAAGCCCTGGAGGCAATCTTGGACA encodes:
- the LOC121395374 gene encoding cytochrome c oxidase assembly protein COX15 homolog, yielding MDLGQVVADMEENQRQIARFSERDAKGLLGWYMVKSGLEEKPESYNTPRVSQYRLTAHLGSAVVLYCASLWTGLSLLLPRHKVPLWLDSMLVLSAILFPRSEIDGSQTTYLHSLQLFKLF